The sequence cttttagggtattatcaattgttgaactggggtgtatgaatggggtggcccagctgctagacagtggggtCTCTACTCCCTCCggagtgggagatgctgctaaagctgggtagtagtgtCGGTGGGATAATTCTTTCTCTTCTATATAAAGCGGAATAATTGGTTTAGTGTACTATAtttcgtagtttacgtcgagcggtcgtgtcttgtatacaaccccaaacatttttttttaaactaactTAACTTTAACGATACAATATTGGAACATTTTCCCTACGACTAACTTAACAAAAAACTTGACTTACATAGTGTTGGACAAATatcgacaatattttttttttcaatgcagaACGCgacaaattaaaatcgaatACACTATAACATTGATTGAAAATTCTACACATACTACTAATCGgttcattttggccataatttgtaCGGGACACAGGAAGACGAATAAAATTGTGGGAATGAAGATCACGACGACGAATATCAATATCTATAAGACGGACTAAACAACCACAGTCAATGTTTGAGAGCAGAAGGTCAGATATAAATGAAGCTTTAGCAACATCACGTCGTAAATACAGCGGTTCAAGTCCAATGAGTTGGCAACGATCCTCGTATCTTGGGAGATTTTGAGGATCGTTCCAAGGCAAGAGACGAAGCGCAAAACGCACAAACTAGCGCTGCACGGTGGAGTAGCTAGAACAAATGACTGGCCAAAAACCCTTTCtcgtttttcgaacttttgcatagtattaaatttttagaatattcttcaataTTATCTCCATTATGTgtcatttaaatttttacgtttgttcCTTGTTAGTATTAATGACAAcgtatcaaaaatcatgttaattTGATGGTTTTTAGCGTGCCGTAAGACAAAGATCAGTTACCACTACTGACTAATCTAAACAACACATATAATGTTAGGTTTATAGTACACAAAACATCATTTATAGACTGTCCTAGGACCTCCATGAGTTGAAATGAGTTATATTTAACATTAAGATATTATTTCATAAACCTAAATATCATggagtttttgacattttttagcaaacttcattattaaaaaagtagaagtaCTCCCTCGTATTCCGCTACGAGATTGTCCACTCATAAAAATATAGGCTTTCATCTTTCTATTGCGGGTTAAAGATCATCcgcactcgtccgcaaacgaatttgcgagtaacttcaaaataggttgttttcatattttccgcATTGTTTTCAACAGCTTATAGGCAGAAAAATTCCGCAGATAACTTTTTCTGGTTTTCGAGGCATTTGACACATAGACATGATTGAATACAATAGTAACATACTGTGTTTTCTGTTCTTCATTCgttcatttggtaggctcaaatgctgtagggcgttacggagccgattttttaatacaattttgtagCCTAATACtcaaataataatgttagtttggGGCATCTGCTGCTCATTTAAATCTCTACAAAGCATAGCCCATGCTCCATTATCTTTCATCTCCTTTCCACTAaccaatttttagaaaaatctaaatatcaattgtattgaatttggcgaTTGCATTGACAACAGATATGCAAATCTCGATATAACTTAAATACATCATAGTTGATATTATGTAGACAAGTTGAAGCAAAgaaatagggtaaatgatgtatcttggacaagcgcaggacattcattagaaaatatatcgagattgaatagtataaaccaattaaaaaccactaggttcatccaaatacataacctatgattagtcttgcgTCTCCATtacccaatttttgagtaaattacgtttactaggtgtaaactgtgatattctgcgaactgaaatattttctttttggacatcaaatatataatttcgacatggaaaatgaatatattttggacagagtcattttctccttatttaaaaatggccacctacagatctcaatggtatgacttgcCTACAAGTacccacattcatttaaatgcatttatttgcttaactgacatagattaaaccagaaattaacattgtttcgcaatcttatcgatatcattgaaaacagcctgaaagttggcaattaatggttcatccatgtactgtacatggggtgaccaataaatgtctgatgcataaaaacataacttcattttggtcactcctttttcatccgtctcaagtgtatgataagcgattggaatatgttagtatctcaattacaatcaaactttggccgcaggacctcaagattgccgtttgaaccaatttaaacgtgtttcaggtgcatgttacgaagagtcctataatgcatgttctcctgcatactcatgtccagcaggcactttggtagatagctttacattttagataattttaacgataaataatagttgatttgtgaattctcatcaggagccgttagagttgaggtaaaagtatgcaatgatcatactttcgataaaaaaaatcctacacattatctaaaattgatcgaagaagctcaggcttgtccaaaatatgtacatgtccaaaatatatcatttaccctaataTGGGGGATATTGTCGACTGAACCTTTAGTATGCTGTTAAAATTACCTGATACTGTATTGGTCAACTCGGGGATGTATACGGACATTTTCTGCCCGTAATGGAATTTATTCTAACCAGCAGGGTCTATATACCGTAGATACCAAattggaaaattcaaatatgacttgcgacacatcatacgTCATAATGTTGCGATCAGGAATTTGAATGTGACTTCCGGGAATTGATATGGGCTCACGGTATCCCTATAGGGATGTTTTTTCTGAAAATCATTATCTCTTAAACAATCACTACGCGAAGGTACAAGCTCAACTAAAATGTTGTATCGAGggatctagatttttttttctttatttttagtgCATACTCCATAGAAATAGAAAATTCAACCCGCAAAAAAAGGAATGGAAAAATGAACCCCGATAGAACATCTTATAAATGCACTTGCATgtaagaggaaaacctatactctTGTGTGGGGGTTTTGGAGATcctattatttttaaataagtttctttGGAAAAAGACACGTGTCTATCCTGTATGGTCCAACGGCATCTGGAATCTAGTCCCGAAGGACCaattttgcgaaaattccaaacATGGCTTGCGACATGTTATAAGTAATGTTTGCAATCAGGAATCAAAGTGATTTCGTAATTGATATGACCTTGCCTCCAGTTAGCCGTGCGAGCAGAGGTGGGATTGCCAATCAAAATAGCATTTCAATTCTCAGCCCGGACGATTTTGGGTTGAAACCCATTTCAATGTGGTTTGGTTAAGTCATATCAATTACCGGAAGTCATATTTGAAATTTTGGCAAAAGTTGTCCATCgggaacggattccggatgccctaggaccatgtcaatgtggccaaGTTAGGCCATATCAGTTCGAATCTCtaatcgcaaaattatgacgcGATTAAGAAACCGAGTTTACACCACTTTCCAGAGGAGACAAGGGCTGAGAACCTCTAttataaagaattaaaaatagTCTGCACCACGCATTTATCTATAATTAGTACAATCAATAAGAAGATTAGGCACGTATTGACTAAATCACACCATTACTATAAATCAGTTTAATTTTTCGCACATTGAGCGATGTtaacaataagacaaatgatCAGCAAAGGCATAAAAAACCCTTGGCAGCCCATACGTGCCGTGCTCTATATCGTCATAGAATATTATCCCTCACCAGGTGTGGCAGTGACCCCTCGCCCACCAGTAGACCGGGACTCTAGCTATGCCTATgcgtacagtcgatccataatcaaaatcaaatatactctattactatatttgaaaaaattaagAACATATTGTGTAAGTAttgttttattcattattcaataAACACTCATCAGCtggaaatgtattgttaaattatttctggaaatGACGATCGCGTACATGAATGAGAGAGCCTGCACAAAACATCCGAAGGAAATAGTTTTCCAAAAGTTATCTgaaattaggaaatttcttaATATGACCAATAGCAGCTACCCCATTGGAACCTTACCATAATTGAATGTACCCAATAGCCCGCCGTGCAAGCCACTCTACCGATCGTTTTCGTtagaaatttcccataattatccaCATCCACGCCAGTAAACGCCAAAAAAGTCCTCGTCACATCTTTCGATAAGACCGTTTTCACGTAGCACGGAGTAACGGTTTGGCATTCGACTCCAAAGGGGCGCAACTCCTCATGCAGCGCCTGGCTGAAGCTCAGCATGAACGCCTTCGAAGCTGCGTACATCAACACGGCGGGTACAGGAAAAAATGCGAGGCCGGAAGAGATGTTGATGACCAATCCACGGTGGCGCCGTTTCATCTGCGGCAGCACAATTCGGCTCATCATGACGGCTCCGTTGATGTTGACATTGACCAAACGCTCATGGGATTCGCAGTCGATTGTGTCGATGTATGCCGGATCATGAGCCGTGCCGACGTTGTTGACTGTTTGAAGCGAGAATACGAAATGACCGTGTTATAGCGTTTACCTTCCATTTGCAAGGAAAGATGATATTATTTCAATATTATTTCGAAAATGACTATGAAATAATATTGTCAATGAGCAACAAAGGTCGTGCGTCCAATGAAGTGTGATTCTCCAAGATCGATCTCCTAGTTTAAGAGAGAATGCAGAATCAGTAAAACCGAATGAAGGTTGATTTCGCCGCGTAAGACAAATAACATTCGAGAtaaatcttgtctcattatttccttttgaaaatcagCCTCATCGGACATTACGTTGAAAAGCTATGTCCAAAGTACCTTTTTCACAACACGAACGGGAaaactcacttttttagcacttactCTCAACCGATTAGATCGAAAGTAGGTTCAGTACATATGCGGACAAAGAAACATAACCATCTATGAATGTTTCTATTTCTTTTCTCTTCTTATATGGTGGTTAAGTGGGTTACGATTTCGCAACTGGATTTACATACCAAGGATTCCTATCTCCATATCAGCAAGATTTTCTTCGATGAAGCTGTACATTTGAAATCCTTTCGAAAAATCCACAGCAATTTTTCTAACCTCGACGCCGTActtctcctgaatttccttcGTAACCTGCTCCAGCTTAATATCCGGTAAAGCCAGCACTGCAACGTTCAGCCCTTGGCTTGCGAAGAAAGTTGAATATTGGCGACCAATTCCATCCGATCCACCAGTGACAACTGCAatgcaaaatataaaaatactaCGCCGAATGGTTGAATTCTTGCCGAAACAAACCGGCCCATTTTCCATATCGAAGCACGTAGTCAACCCCTTCGGTGCGTTCCTTCCATAGGTTCCAGCAGAGCTCGAAAAGCGATTTAAAAGTGTCGTAGCTCCACATCAAAAGCGCATAGATTCCAACCAGCGAAAGCACTTCCATCGCGGTACCTGTTTAGTGACTGAACTATTGAGACGTTGCGAACTGGCAATACGTNNNNNNNNNNNNNNNNNNNNNNNNNAAGATACAACCTGCAACACGGCAAACTAACAAaatgctgccctacgaaaacGCGCGCCACCattcgaagtaatcgattgtcattttcaaccaatcggcaaccggtacgattgtgacagcaaatcggtacgatttttactgactacttggcacatcctatcctagcgcAAGCGTGATGTACTCTGTGGATGGCtcctttatttgtttatttattcagactaaggccgaagtggcctgtgcgatatataagagtcttctccattcggtcggtccatggctgcatcgccaaccacgcagtctacggccgcaagtcatcttccacctgatcgatccaccttgcctgccGCGCACCTCGCCTCTTGaacctgtcggatcgttgtcgagaaccatttcaccgggttattgtcctaCATTTGCTACGTTccgcccaccgcagtcgtccgattttcgcggtgtgaacgattgaTGGTTctccagcagctgatgcaacgtGGTTCTTCtgcctccacgtaccgtccgccatctgtaccccaccatagatggtatgtaGCACTTCTCTTCGAAAACTCCaggcgttggtcctccacgagcatcgtccaggtctcggtTCGTAGAGGACTCACGGtcaagcgttttgtagattgtcagtttgctggcggcgaactctattcgatcggagcgtcttgcggagtccaaagtatgatttccagccactatgcgtctccgaatttctctgttggtcattttcggcagtcaccagtgagcccagtacacaaattcttctacactgatttcgtcaccacgatgcaaactcgtggtgggtgactcacattgtcttctcttgaacctcttcctataatgtacttcgtcttcgacgtgttgatgactagtccgatccgcttagctttcctcttcagtctggtgtaggcttcctccatcctctcaaagtttcGTGCCATAATATTCATGCCGTCAGAGCCAAATTGCTGGacgacttattgaaaattgtaccacctGTGTTAATCCCtcgctcttcgtattacccattccaaagcgatgttgaatagcagacacgaaagaccatcaccttgcgtAACCTCTGCGGGTTTCAAGGAATCGAGAATGCCCccactcgaactacgcacatccgatccatcgtcgctttgatcaaccgtgtcagtttatcaggaaaaccgttttcgtgcatcagctgccatagctgttctcgatcgattgtatcatatgcggccttgaagtcgatgaatagatgatgtgtgggcttTCTATTATAGCAAGGGATCAACTATGGTATACtaattttgacatttactgtGTACAGATTTATAGCGCTGTTCTAGTAGGATAGATTTATGCAAAACAATTCAATTGTCAAAATATTGAGCTAGCAAATATGTTTCGATTTGTACCGTTTAATTATCGTATTGTATAATAactaattttttattctttttaggAAATGCAAGCACCTGCAATACTCTTTCCTGGACCGTTTCATTTGGACCGTTTCATTTTTTATGAACCTTCATTTTAAATACGGTTCAACATTATTCTGGTGTAAATATCAGTTTTAGTTTGAGAAGCCCCACATATCGTGATTTTTTCTTACGAAGGTGGTCGTCAAGTAGTTTTCATAAAACGATGTTTCTGACTCAACATTTAATTCTACAAATTCTATCCCTCAAAAACACGCGGAAAATCGTCCCAATGTGTCTCACACCAATTTATCTATTCCCATATAAGGATTTTTCAGGAATCTTATTTCCGTTACGGTACGTCGAAATCTGAATTAATTTGtttcatcaatttcttcatttcttcattcattcttcattcttcgtcAATGATAATTCTTTGACACATGTGAGTCGTAGAAATATATATTTGTTAAATGTGTTTTCTAAAATAATATTGAATCAATCAAGAgcctggtataaaaatgtgtagAATTCTACGTCATGTCGAACTATTTAGAAGGATTTTGAATATCAAACACTTGTTGATCACCAATCAAACAAAACTACAGAGATATTTGTTATAAATCGTCATCTTTATTAGAAGGTTATTTCAAACCTATGTCAAGTGTTGAAGTAGAAAATCCAGTAAAGTGGTCCTTCAATGTTAAAATGGGCGTAGAAGCAAAACGACATTGTCTTTATGTAACTTTCAAGTTCTACGTATACTTATAATGCTGAGAGCAAGAGCAGAACGCGATTATAATACCAACTAGAATGCGAGGATTTTGTCCGCAATTAACTAAACGCGACCCCAAAAGTTATTGTAGTATCAATATTCAAGCTCCAAATACAATTTCTATACTCGTCTGCCTTATATTACCTTCGTTATCCATTGTCTTGGAAAAGATTGTCTGCACTCATAAAACtagaataatataataaattaatatgAAATTAACCCAATATTATCCACGACCCATCATCTTAAAGTAAACAAGATGAAATTTTTATGAATGTAAACTGTTTAGTGAACCTAGGCAACTGCGATATCGATATAAAACTGTACAAGGTATGTGCAGAAATGTATTACATAGTTGATTTATGGCAAGCGTAAAAGCTGGTATCCGGACGTTTCTCAAGTTCCGCTTGCAATATTTCGGGACTTTATTTAAACAACCCACACTCGGTACGTTATCTAAAACTCATGTAAGTCACACAACAGGGGAgagcctgtcatccacgaacaaatctagtacctaagatgtattatcGGCCTCGCTGTTGGGAAAGGCGGCCACCCTTCACACCCtgcttggcaagtgtaacattttcGAACTGGAttcttgtaggatattggttaacctacactactgctgactaacgaaaaaattgtgatgtttatttacatttgcttcatactacatgcagaggaggcgcgatgcaccgcatattacccccctgCACACACCGGCTTCAACGAATTCAACGAAAACATCGATGACACGGAAAACAAAAATGGTTGATTCTGCGCGTCGCTTGCTTTGATATGTTTTTCTCGTCGACAATTTGCTTGCGTCATGAcgtttagtttttttatttcgtgTTAAGTATCTGGATCTCCCTTTCATTACCAATGAACAAAGTCCCaaagtttattatttattgcccGTCAACAAATACAACTTGtatatacacggaagaaataaactacccaatagtgagttcaattcacccaacctcgaacatccgtacgggaagccaaaattgagtaaatggggtcgaagtagttttcctttactcccatgttaaaaagtacccaacggaatatttatttacccaaatggaggtttatttcactcaacttagacctcaggtaataaaaccaAAATTGGCTTcctattgaactggcgtcgttggatctAGTTGTTGGATTGTTTTTCCtctttgtttttgacaacagaagaaagagtggatgaaagagaagagaaaaaataactcaaaaggaagtttaaaaaaactcaacgctgggtactttCGTGTAGGATAT comes from Armigeres subalbatus isolate Guangzhou_Male chromosome 2, GZ_Asu_2, whole genome shotgun sequence and encodes:
- the LOC134218113 gene encoding very-long-chain 3-oxoacyl-CoA reductase-like, which codes for MEVLSLVGIYALLMWSYDTFKSLFELCWNLWKERTEGVDYVLRYGKWAVVTGGSDGIGRQYSTFFASQGLNVAVLALPDIKLEQVTKEIQEKYGVEVRKIAVDFSKGFQMYSFIEENLADMEIGILVNNVGTAHDPAYIDTIDCESHERLVNVNINGAVMMSRIVLPQMKRRHRGLVINISSGLAFFPVPAVLMYAASKAFMLSFSQALHEELRPFGVECQTVTPCYVKTVLSKDVTRTFLAFTGVDVDNYGKFLTKTIGRVACTAGYWVHSIMITFGKLFPSDVLCRLSHSCTRSSFPEII